The window TCAGCGATTTCCTCTGGCTCCCCTACTCTGTTCAATGCCGTCATTGACTTCATATTGTCCCACCATGCCACATCGCCAGCTCCAGGCGACGCCAATCCAGAATTCGCAGAAATGTCCGTCCTCACCGGGCCCGGGTTCACGCTGTTAACTCTCACGCCAGAAGCCGCCAGGTCTAAGGCAGCGCAGCGAGTGAAGTGATCCACAGCTGCCTTCGACACGCAGTACGCCATAAAACCTTCACCAAAAGCTTTCGTTGATGCTATACTCGACACGTTTACTATATTCCCCTTGGTTGCCACTAGAAACGGCGAAGCAAGACTGGTCAACTGAACGATGGGGCGCATATTTGTGTTCATAACTTCATCGTATATTTTCAAACTGTTTGATTCAGCAACAGAAGCTTTCCTTGCAATTCCAGCATTGTTCACTAAAACGTCAAGCTTCCCGAATTGATCTACCGTTCTCTTGATAATGGTGCTGGCTTCTTTTTCATTGGCAACGTCTGCTCTGATGACGAGAGGTTTTGCTCCTAGTTGTGCGCACTTCTGCGCAACGTTGCt of the Cydia pomonella isolate Wapato2018A chromosome 19, ilCydPomo1, whole genome shotgun sequence genome contains:
- the LOC133528603 gene encoding 3-oxoacyl-[acyl-carrier-protein] reductase FabG-like, coding for MSFSGKVVLVTGASSGIGAATAILFSKEGASVAIVGRNENKLSNVAQKCAQLGAKPLVIRADVANEKEASTIIKRTVDQFGKLDVLVNNAGIARKASVAESNSLKIYDEVMNTNMRPIVQLTSLASPFLVATKGNIVNVSSIASTKAFGEGFMAYCVSKAAVDHFTRCAALDLAASGVRVNSVNPGPVRTDISANSGLASPGAGDVAWWDNMKSMTALNRVGEPEEIADVIAFLASDKARSITGSTYVSDNGQLLK